TCGATCCAATCACTAGCGAAGCTGACCTGCTGACTCAACCGGTGGAATGTCTCGGTGAGGAACTCTCGAAAGTTGTCTTTGTCATCGAAGATTTCAGGAGAGATATCTCGTTTGAGGTCTTTCCAGAGCGGTTCGATTGCGTTCAATGTCGGTGAATACGGCGGAATGAAGACGAACTCGATGCCGAGTTCGTCGGCCCGTTGCTGTGTGAGTTTCGCATGGTGAGAGCCGTAGTTATCGGCCACGAGCAGAATCCGGCCCCGCGGATTCTGCTCGCGGATCTCCTCTAACGCCTCGACGATTGTCTCTTTGACTAACCGCTTTTTGAACGTAATCACACTTTGACCAGTCAGCGCGTAGAAACCGATCGACCGCCATGGAAACGTCACTAGCGGTTTTGCGATCGTGACCGTCCGATCAAACGACCAGAGTCGCTGTGAATTCTCGAACGGTTGAGGCCACGCTTCATCGAAAAAACCCCAACACGACGGGATCATCCTCCTCGGTATCGTGGTCGTCCTCGCCGAGCGCCTCAGTCAGGCGCTCGGCGAGAATCTCATCTGCGTCAGCCGGACTACGCGGATCCATCGGCCGCGGCTTGGCGTAGTTCATGCCCGCGGCACGAAGTTTCCGGCTGAGATGCGCCGGGTGGTAGGTGACATCGTAGCGGTCTTCGATTAGGGCGTGAATGGCTTGCGGTGTCCAGGGTTGATCCTCTTCGAGGATACCACAGAGTTCATCGAACTGCGTGGGAGTGAGCTTCGGCGGCCGGCCGCCGCCGAAGCGCGGGCGGAGTCCCTCTACACCGTCATCATTCCACGCGCGAGCCCATCGACGCGTCGTAGATCGGGAGATTCCGACGCGTCGGCCCGCCTGCTTGCGGGTATCGCCCTGATAGAGATTCTTGATGAAACACAGCCGCCGGACGAGACGGGTCTCGTCCGCCGACTGTGCATCTTCGATAGCCTGCTCGAGCTCTTCTTCCGACAAATGCCGCACTAACTCTCCGCGTTGGCTTGTGTTCATCGAGAGCTATACGCTTCCAGAAGAGTCAACTCTTTCGCAGACCACTCTTCGTGCGGTCGATCCGGAAGGGACGTACAACGGTCACTATGAGCGTTCGTTGCCCGGAATGGCGAGGTCGCCCCCGTCCCGTCTGCCCGTCCGCTCGTCCAACGGCGTAGTTGTGTCCCGTTTCTCCACAACTCAAACCCTTCAGGACACAACTGATCCACAGAAACGGATAGGGAAGCGTGAAATAACTCCGGGCAGACGAGAACCCCCTCTCGGAACAGTTGAGTATGTCCAATACTATTCTTTATCAGTAACTGGGGTAGCGTGAGTAAACTAAAGGGGAGTGATTACCAAGTCCCGACGAGAACCGATGAGTGAACCATCGACGATCGTCATCGGAGGCGGTGCGACCGGCGTCGGGATCGCGCGCGACCTCGCGATGCGCGGGGTCGACGTGACCCTTCTGGAGAAGGGGAATCTGACCCACGGGACATCCGGCCGGATGCACGGGATGCTCCACAGCGGTGGCCGGTACGCCGTCACCGACCAGCACAGCGCGGAAGACTGCATGACAGAGAACCGTATTCTCCGGGATATCGCTTCCCACTGCGTCGAGATGACCGGCGGGCTGTTCGTCCAGATGCCCGAGGACGACGACGAATACTTCCAGCAGAAACTGGAGGGATGTCGCGAGTGTGGCATCCCCGTCGAGGTGCTGTCCGCCGAGGAGGTCCTGGAGATGGAGCCGTATCTCTCGGAGGACCTCGAACGGGCGATACAGGTGCCCGACGGGGCGATCGACCCCTTCCGGCTCTGTGTCGCAAACGCCGTCAGCGCGGAGAACCACGGGGCACGGATCGAGACCCACTCCGAGGTGACCGACCTCCTCGTCGAGGACGGCGAGGTCGTCGGCGTCGAGGTCGAACACAAGTCAGGGGCGGGGAGTCGCGTCCACGGCGCTGCCGGCGAAACCGAGGAGATCTACGCTGACCACGTCGTCAACGCTGCGGGAGCATGGGCCGGGGAGATCGGTGCGATGGCCGACCTCGACGTCGAGGTCATCCCGGCGAAAGGCGTCATGACCATCATGAACGTCCGGCAGGTCGACATGGTGATCAACCGTTGCAAGCCGCGTGGCAACGCGGACATCATCGTCCCCCACGAAACGACGGCCATCCTCGGGACGACCGACGAGGAGGTCGAAGACCCCGAGGACTTCCCGGAGGAGAAATCGGAGGTGGACTTCCTCATCGAGGAGATGTCGAAGATGGCGCCGATCCTCGAGGACGCCCGGACCCTGCGATCGTACTGGGGCGTGCGACCGCTGTACGAACCGCCGGGGACGGGCACCGAGGAGACCGAACAGATCACGCGGAACTACTTCGTGCTCGACCACGACGATCGGGACGACACGCCCGGCCTGACGACCGTCGTCGGCGGGAAGTTCGTCACTTACCGGAAGATGGCCGAGGACTGTGCCGATCACGTCTGTGGCCGGCTGGGCGTCGACGCCGAATGCCGGACTGCCGACGAACCGCTCCCGGGCAGCGAGGACGGTGCGATACTGAGCGACGCGATGGACCGCTACGGGCTGCGATCGCCGCTGGCCCGACGCAACAAACAGCGACTCGGAAGCCGCTACGACGACGTGCTCTCGGGCGGGGATCCCAACCCCGTCGTCTGTGATTGTGAGGGCGTGACCCGTGCCGAGATCCAGGACGCGATCGAGAGCGCCGGGACTGACCTCAACTCGGTACGCCAGCAGACCCGCGCGTCGATGGGGACCTGTCAGGGCGGGACCTGTGCACACCGGCTGGCGGCCGAGCTCCACCCCGAGTACGACGAGGAGGCGGCCCGGGCCGCACTCGAAGAACTGTACCAGGAGCGCTGGAAGGGCCAGCGCCACGCCCTCTGGGGCGAGCAACTGGACCAGGCGACGCTCAACCACGCGCTGCACGCGAGCACGATGAACCGCGATCGCGACCCCACAGACGTCAGCGTCGACTTCGAGTCGTTCGACGCTGGTCGTGCCGTGGCCGACGGGGGTGACTCCGATGGCAATTGAAGACGACGTGCTGGTGATCGGCGGCGGCATCGCGGGGCTGTCGAGCGCCATCGCGGCCGCGGAGACGGGCGCACGCACGCGTCTGATCACCCACAAACAGAGTACGCTCGGGAACGCAAGCGGGCTGGTCGACGTGCTCGGCTACGCGCCGGACGACGATACGCCCCGTGCCGATCCCTACGACGCGATCGCGCAACTCCCCGCCGAGCATCCCTACAGCAAGGTCGGGGCCGACGCTGTCCGCGAGGGGCTGGCGCTGTTCGACGACGCCGTCGGGGACCGCTACCGCGGGAGCCACTCGGCGGCGAACGCGCTCGTTCCGACACACGCCGGCTCGGTCAAGCCGACGGCGCGATACCCGCGTTCGACCGCCCCGGGACTCGTCAGCGACGACCGGGACATGCTGCTTGTCGGCATCGACAGCGTCACCGGCTTCGACGCGCCGATGGCCGCCGACCATCTCTCGGCCGTCGGCGTCCCCTTCGACGTGCGCGGTGAGACCGTCCGCTTCCCCAAATCGTTCCCGCAGGACGCGGACGTGACACGCTATGCCCGCGCGCTTGACCGCGACGAGTCGGTCGACGACGGGACCGTTCGGGAAGTGCTTGCCGACCGCGTCGAGGCCGTCCTCGAAGACGAGCGCCGCGTCGGCTTCCCGGCGATGCTGGGCGACTCTCGTCACGAAGCCGTCCGGACGGAGTTACAGGACCGGCTCGGCGTCGACGTCTTCGAAGTGCCCACCGGGCCGCCGAGCCTTCCGGGACTGCGTTTGGAGGACGCCCTCTACGACGCGGCCGAGGACGCTGGCGTCCGGATCACGTCCGGCAACCCGATCGTCGACTTCGACGCCGACGGCGGCCGGGTCCAACAGGTGCTCATGGACCGGCTGGGCTCGGAGGTCGCCTACGAGGCCCAGCAGTACGTGCTGGCGACCGGCGGCCCCGTCGGCGGCGGGATCGAGTCCGACCGGGACGTCGTCGAGGAGTCGATCTTCGGTCTGCCGGTTGAGCACCCCGAGGATCGCTACGAGTGGTTCGACGACGACGTCTGGGGCGACCACGCCTACACGGAGTTCGGCGTCTCCGTCGACGACGATCTGCGCCCGGTCGCGGGCGAGGAGGTACAGTTCGAGAACCTTCGCGCCGCCGGCAATGTGATCGGCGGCTACGACTTCGCCACCGAGAAATCCGGCTGTGGCGTCTCGCTGGCCACGGGCTACGTGGCCGGCAGTGAGGCAGGTGAGTTGACATGAGCAAACAAGCAGAATCCGAGACGTTCGATCCAGTGGACCTGTTCCCGGATGCGACGGATATGGACCTCCGCCCGGGAGTCGACAAGTGTGACAAGAACGGCAACTGTGAGACGGTCTGTCCGGTCGCGGAAGTCAACGAGGACTTCCCGGGGCCGAAGTTCCAGGGGCCCGAACAGTGGCGACTCACCCGCAAGGGGGACATCGAGTTCGACGAGTCCGTCGACAAGTGTCTGAACTGCATGCGGTGTGACACCGCCTGTACGAACGACGTTCCGCTGGGGCAGATGCACAACGTCGCCCGGGCGAACTACGTCAAAAACCAGAAAAATCACGCCTCCCGGGAGTACCTCCGCAACAAGATGCTGGCCAACTACGGCACGCTGGGGAAACTCGGGAGCATGATGCCCCGGATCTCCAACGCCGTCTTCGGGCTCGGCGCGACGCGCTGGCTGAACGAGAAGCTGCTCGGCTTCCCGAGCGAGCGTTCCTTCCCCGATTTCGCAACCCAGACGTTCCGCGGCTGGTGGAGCGACCGCGGCGGCGACGCCACATCGGCCGAACGAGCCCGCGAAGCCCGCGAGGCGCGCGGCGAGACCGGCGTGGACAAGAAAATCGCGTTCTTCCACGGCTGTTACGCCAACTACCACCAGACCGAGGTCGCAAAGTCGATGGTCCGGCTCTACGAGTCGCTGGGCTACGAGATCGTCGTGCCCGAACAGAGCTGCTGTGGCACGCCGATGTTCGCGAACGGGATGCTTGACGACGCCCGTGGCGTCGCCGAGGAGAACGTCGACACCTTCGGCTCGCTCGTCGAGGACGGCTACGATCTGGTCGCGACCTGCACCTCCTGTTCGATGGCCCTGCGCAAGGAGTACCCCGAACTGTTCGACATCGACGGCGTCGAGGAGGTCGCCTCGCACATGTTCGACGCGGTCG
This window of the Halapricum desulfuricans genome carries:
- the glpA gene encoding anaerobic glycerol-3-phosphate dehydrogenase subunit GlpA yields the protein MSEPSTIVIGGGATGVGIARDLAMRGVDVTLLEKGNLTHGTSGRMHGMLHSGGRYAVTDQHSAEDCMTENRILRDIASHCVEMTGGLFVQMPEDDDEYFQQKLEGCRECGIPVEVLSAEEVLEMEPYLSEDLERAIQVPDGAIDPFRLCVANAVSAENHGARIETHSEVTDLLVEDGEVVGVEVEHKSGAGSRVHGAAGETEEIYADHVVNAAGAWAGEIGAMADLDVEVIPAKGVMTIMNVRQVDMVINRCKPRGNADIIVPHETTAILGTTDEEVEDPEDFPEEKSEVDFLIEEMSKMAPILEDARTLRSYWGVRPLYEPPGTGTEETEQITRNYFVLDHDDRDDTPGLTTVVGGKFVTYRKMAEDCADHVCGRLGVDAECRTADEPLPGSEDGAILSDAMDRYGLRSPLARRNKQRLGSRYDDVLSGGDPNPVVCDCEGVTRAEIQDAIESAGTDLNSVRQQTRASMGTCQGGTCAHRLAAELHPEYDEEAARAALEELYQERWKGQRHALWGEQLDQATLNHALHASTMNRDRDPTDVSVDFESFDAGRAVADGGDSDGN
- a CDS encoding IS630 family transposase; this translates as MSEEELEQAIEDAQSADETRLVRRLCFIKNLYQGDTRKQAGRRVGISRSTTRRWARAWNDDGVEGLRPRFGGGRPPKLTPTQFDELCGILEEDQPWTPQAIHALIEDRYDVTYHPAHLSRKLRAAGMNYAKPRPMDPRSPADADEILAERLTEALGEDDHDTEEDDPVVLGFFR
- a CDS encoding IS630 family transposase, which translates into the protein MIPSCWGFFDEAWPQPFENSQRLWSFDRTVTIAKPLVTFPWRSIGFYALTGQSVITFKKRLVKETIVEALEEIREQNPRGRILLVADNYGSHHAKLTQQRADELGIEFVFIPPYSPTLNAIEPLWKDLKRDISPEIFDDKDNFREFLTETFHRLSQQVSFASDWIETFLPDVQKLR
- the glpB gene encoding glycerol-3-phosphate dehydrogenase subunit GlpB, whose translation is MAIEDDVLVIGGGIAGLSSAIAAAETGARTRLITHKQSTLGNASGLVDVLGYAPDDDTPRADPYDAIAQLPAEHPYSKVGADAVREGLALFDDAVGDRYRGSHSAANALVPTHAGSVKPTARYPRSTAPGLVSDDRDMLLVGIDSVTGFDAPMAADHLSAVGVPFDVRGETVRFPKSFPQDADVTRYARALDRDESVDDGTVREVLADRVEAVLEDERRVGFPAMLGDSRHEAVRTELQDRLGVDVFEVPTGPPSLPGLRLEDALYDAAEDAGVRITSGNPIVDFDADGGRVQQVLMDRLGSEVAYEAQQYVLATGGPVGGGIESDRDVVEESIFGLPVEHPEDRYEWFDDDVWGDHAYTEFGVSVDDDLRPVAGEEVQFENLRAAGNVIGGYDFATEKSGCGVSLATGYVAGSEAGELT
- a CDS encoding anaerobic glycerol-3-phosphate dehydrogenase subunit C; this encodes MSKQAESETFDPVDLFPDATDMDLRPGVDKCDKNGNCETVCPVAEVNEDFPGPKFQGPEQWRLTRKGDIEFDESVDKCLNCMRCDTACTNDVPLGQMHNVARANYVKNQKNHASREYLRNKMLANYGTLGKLGSMMPRISNAVFGLGATRWLNEKLLGFPSERSFPDFATQTFRGWWSDRGGDATSAERAREAREARGETGVDKKIAFFHGCYANYHQTEVAKSMVRLYESLGYEIVVPEQSCCGTPMFANGMLDDARGVAEENVDTFGSLVEDGYDLVATCTSCSMALRKEYPELFDIDGVEEVASHMFDAVEYLRVNEDLEAELAGADVDFPAMTYHAPCHGEVMGVEGIVTELFADVDGVELDDTGDVCCGLAGTYGWKDEKYDDSMEIGAEMFEAFEEAPGEVALTECPMCSAQIEHGTGYEVRHPMELLETALVES